In Penaeus chinensis breed Huanghai No. 1 chromosome 26, ASM1920278v2, whole genome shotgun sequence, a single genomic region encodes these proteins:
- the LOC125038882 gene encoding transcription initiation factor TFIID subunit 1-like isoform X3, translated as MGDSDEEEANEGGGGISQTLSLTSFLFGNIDAHGQLEGDVFDGECKRQLASLSRLGLGSLLRQVTDDGEDDEEEDEDEDEQGDDDEEVLEKSPSAVDYSDINEAVEEDALAQEEDDGEDYDLDDDDNGINKSDAELMPPPPPKISEAGTTSPSGDKRRLITPLAAMLPSKYQNVDVRELFPDFRMDAVLRFSRLFGPGKLSNLPKIWKTVRRKKKRRQHSLDDRSMLSSDDGYPSEDSVISVADIPRGFELQFGTEPPPDSCFPDDAVRFSQTQEQDTTTSNQKNEGGKNGDRDPNRPHEADWRYGPAQLWYDMLDVPPAGGNFDYGFKLKLQEMKPPEKIEMKTEEPEIEQPLKMILRMNVYDADNEGEFPDDCFHMVTQYNWEEDIIWNGDDIKHKKRKNMAAGWVPSSYNRTAQAFSQPSKVTTPFASAKAAKTKSQMPKGNLDDTWYSIFPVENEELVYGRWEDNIIWDPENMDNIPEPTVLTLDPNDENIILGIPEDVDPSTLAQGTDAPVKVKIPHPHVKKSKILLGKAGVITTIEEESPPPPPKSPDKDPFNISNDEYYQPKSSEQTIKMSMGGGLLQHSTPVVELQPPFIPTYMGEKKLRLFHRPPIKRYSHGPLSTLGPHAVHPLTKEIKKKAKQRENERLASGGGDVFFMRTPEDLTGKDGDVILLEYCEEYPPLLSQVGMATRIKNYYKRKAGNDKGPPEFRFGETAYAHTSPFLGAMHPGQSIQTIENNMYRAPMYEHKIPYTDFLVLRTRNGYSIREVDGLFTVGQECPLYETPGPNSKRANNFIRDFLQVFIYRLFWKSKDNPRRIKMDEIKRAFPAHSESSIRKRLKPCADFKRTGVDSNWWVIKPEFRLPTEEEIRAMVSPEQCCAFFSMCAAEQRLKDAGYGDKFLSALEDDNDDDTQKLDDEIKVAPWHTTRAYIQAVRGKCLLQLTGPADPTGCGEGFSYIRIPNKPTQNKEEQEQQPKRTVTGTDADLRRLSLNNAKNLLRQYGVPEEEIKKLTRWEVIDVVRTLSTEKAKAGEEGMNKFSRGNRFSIAEHQERYKEECQRIFDLQNRVLNSEEVLSTDEGSSEEEDNDSDMEEKGKYIENILANKKTSSQMTLEKEEQERKELQKMIMGEDDKDGDKKKSTKKEEDENSQFGFGTPGRLLRITRTFKTGDGKEYTRTEIVRKTAVIDTYVKIRTSKDESFIKSFAGQLDETQKEEMKRERRRLQEQLRRIKRNQERQQKGIVTPPKTKKPKLKPDLKLKCGACGQVGHMRTNKACPMYAGNTSNTQPISVAMTEEQEEEMEKVGIEESEELINVDGTKIKLSSKVIKHAEEIKRRSLVLKVPKDQVKNAKRRRAGTVVHCDYLKRKERSVNRRRIDPVITLSTIFEEMLNEMREMSDAQPFLFPVNIKQVPDYYDIVSHPMDLSTIRDNLRQKKYQSREEFLSDISQIVENSKLYNGNGVKSTLTVTAQKMLELCIDRFAEKEDKLMRLEKAINPLLDDDDQVAFDYILDNIVNQKLFSMQESWPFMKPVNKKNVKDYYEIIQNPMDLSTIAKKVKNHKYHSRAEFMADMELILTNSVRYNGQDSSFTQKAETLLQVCKESLAEYETHLDSLEKKISLAQERALEQAETDSLGTSLGPDDDTNYTYAEPEQDHPDQQLGSPSDNMMGYSGLYGDEDDEHVNVVDGDEEDMMPSAKRRRVQESQRNVLEEDLEFSDDEEDFGGRRQVEMEGDLAAGMVLEEGQYINPQGPDETQGAAEAMVQLAAQYSYYQGEGSGDEHQDGLVGDNSMVVDASYDPSVEFLGGMMPSQPHDDATINNDLEVSDSDDEAGHQAQQQVQEPPPDEEDALWF; from the exons ATGGGGGACAGTGATGAAGAGGAGGcaaatgaggggggaggaggcatcAGTCAGACCCTGTCCCTCACTAGCTTCCTCTTCGGTAACATTGACGCTCATGGACAGTTGGAGGGAGATGTCTTTGATGGAGAATGTAAACGTCAGCTGGCCTCCCTGTCACGCTTAGGCTTAGGGTCACTGCTGCGGCAGGTGACAGATGATggggaggatgacgaggaggaagacgaagatgaagatgagcagggtgatgatgatgaag AGGTATTAGAAAAAAGTCCTTCTGCTGTGGATTACTCGGATATCAATGAAGCTGTGGAGGAAGATGCTCTAGCTcaagaagaagatgatg GAGAAGACTATGAtttagatgatgatgacaatggtatcaACAAGTCCGATGCCGAACTCatgccaccacctccaccaaagATCTCAGAAGCAGGCACTACATCACCCTCTGGTGACAAAAGAAGGCTTATTACCCCTCTGGCAGCCATGTTGCCTTCCAAGTACCAGAATGTGGATGTCAGAGAATTATTCCCAGATTTCAGAATGGATGCT GTGTTGCGATTTTCACGCCTGTTTGGACCTGGAAAATTGTCAAACCTGCCTAAAATATGGAAGAcagtgaggagaaagaagaagaggaggcaacaCAGTCTTGATGACAGGAGCATGTTGTCAAGTGATGATGGTTACCCAAGTGAAGATAGTGTGATATCAGTGGCAGACATTCCGCGTGGGTTTGAATTGCAGTTTGGAACAGAGCCACCACCAGACAGTTGTTTTCCAGATGATGCT gtACGTTTTAGTCAAACACAGGAACAAGATACAACCACTTCAAATCAAAAAAACGAAGGGGGTAAGAATGGAGACCGAGACCCTAATAGACCTCATGAGGCTGATTGGCGTTATGGTCCAGCACAGCTGTGGTATGACATGCTGGATGTTCCACCAGCAGGAGGGAATTTTGACTATGGCTTTAAATTGAag TTACAGGAAATGAAACCACCAGAGAAAATTGAAATGAAGACTGAGGAACCTGAGATTGAGCAGCCCTTGAAGATGATACTTAGAATGAATGTCTATGATGCAGACAACGAGGGAGAGTTCCCAGATGACTGCTTCCACATGGTCACACAGTACAATTGGGAGGAAGACATCATTTGGAATGGGGATGACATCAAGCATAAA AAACGGAAGAACATGGCTGCCGGGTGGGTGCCGAGCAGTTACAACAGGACGGCGCAAGCTTTCAGTCAGCCCTCCAAAGTGACTACACCTTTCGCCTCAGCAAAAGCAGCCAAAACGAAAAGCCAAATGCC CAAAGGCAATTTAGACGACACATGGTACTCCATCTTCCCCGTGGAGAATGAGGAGTTGGTGTACGGTCGATGGGAAGACAACATCATCTGGGACCCAGAGAACATGGATAATATTCCCGAACCAACAGTTTTGACTCTGGATCCCAATGATGAGAACATCATTCTTGGAATTCCTGAAGATGTGGATCCTTCGACCCTGGCCCAAGGTA CCGATGCTCCGGTCAAGGTCAAAATTCCACATCCCCATGTGAAGAAGTCAAAGATCCTCCTTGGCAAAGCTggagtcatcaccaccatcgagGAGGagtccccccctccaccccccaagtCGCCTGACAAGGATCCATTCAATATATCCAATGATGAGTATTACCAGCCTAAGTCATCTGAACAGACCATCAAAATGTCCATGGGTGGCGGGCTCCTCCAGCACTCTACACCTGTG gttGAGTTGCAACCACCTTTCATTCCGACTTATATGGGAGAAAAGAAGTTACGCCTGTTCCACCGGCCACCGATAAAGAGATACTCCCACGGGCCCCTGTCAACTCTTGGCCCTCATGCTGTCCATCCTCTAACAAAAGAGATCAAGAAAAAGGCTAAG CAACGTGAGAATGAGAGGCTGGCATCTGGTGGTGGAGATGTCTTCTTCATGAGAACTCCTGAAGATCTCACAGGCAAGGATGGTGACGTCATCTTGTTAGAATACTGTGAAGAGTATCCTCCTCTGTTGTCCCAG GTCGGTATGGCAACACGCATCAAGAATTATTATAAGAGAAAAGCTGGCAATGACAAGGGTCCACCAGAATTCCGCTTTGGAGAAACAGCATATGCCCACACATCACCCTTCTTGGGTGCCATGCATCCAGGGCAGAGCATCCAGACTATTGAAAATAATATGTATAGAGCCCCAATGTATGAGCATAAA ATCCCATATACGGATTTCCTGGTTTTGCGAACACGGAATGGATACAGCATAAGAGAGGTGGATGGACTTTTCACTGTTGGTCAGGAGTGTCCTCTCTATGAAACACCAGGACCAAATTCCAAGAGAGCCAACAACTTCATAAGGGATTTCCTGCAG gtatttatatacagattgTTCTGGAAGAGTAAAGATAATCCACGAAGAATAAAAATGGATGAAATCAAAAGAGCTTTCCCTGCTCATTCTGAAAGCTCTATCCGTAAAAGGCTCAAACCTTGCGCTGACTTCAAGCGTACAGGTGTTGACAG CAACTGGTGGGTAATCAAGCCAGAGTTTAGATTGCCCACTGAGGAGGAGATTAGAGCCATGGTATCACCAGAGCAGTGCTGTGCCTTCTTCAGCATGTGTGCAGCTGAGCAACGTCTAAAGGATGCAGGTTATGGAGACAAGTTCCTTTCTGCCcttgaggatgacaatgatgatgacactcAGAAACTTGATGACGAAATCAAg GTTGCACCATGGCACACAACAAGAGCTTACATCCAGGCAGTGAGGGGGAAGTGTTTGCTGCAGCTCACTGGACCAGCAGATCCAACAG GATGTGGTGAAGGCTTCTCATATATTCGAATCCCTAACAAACCCACGCAAAACAAGGAAGAACAGGAGCAACAGCCAAAACGCACAGTTACAGGAACAGATGCTGATCTTCGAAGGCTTTCTCTAAACAATGCCAAAAACCTGTTAAGACAATATGGAGTGCCTGAAGAAGAG ATTAAAAAACTCACAAGATGGGAAGTCATTGACGTTGTTCGAACATTGTCTACTGAAAAAGCCaaggcaggagaggaaggaatgaacaAATTTTCCAGAGGAAATCGCTTCTCAATCGCAGAACACCAGGAAAG gtacaaAGAAGAATGCCAGCGAATCTTTGACCTTCAGAACCGTGTGTTGAATTCAGAGGAGGTGCTGTCAACAGATGAGGGATCAtctgaggaggaagataatgattctgacatggaggagaaaggaaaatacattGAGAACATTCTTGCTAATAAGAAGACCTCATCCCAG atgacattggagaaagaagaacaggagagaaaagaactacagaaaatgataatgggagaagatgataaagatggtgataagaaGAAATcaacaaagaaggaagaggatgaaaattcTCAGTTTGGTTTTGGAACTCCAG GTCGTTTATTGCGCATCACTCGCACCTTCAAGACTGGGGATGGAAAAGAATACACACGTACAGAGATTGTCCGGAAAACAGCTGTCATTGATACATATGTTAAAATTAGAACATCTAAAGATGAATCATTTATCAAGAGCTTTGCTGGCCAGTTGG ACGAAActcagaaggaggagatgaagcgaGAGAGGCGCCGACTCCAGGAGCAGCTGAGGAGAATCAAGAGGAACCAAGAACGGCAGCAGAAGGGCATAGTGACTCCGCCCAAGACCAAGAAACCGAAACTGAAGCCTGACCTCAAACTCAAATGTGGTGCCTGTGGTCAG GTTGGTCACATGCGTACGAACAAGGCCTGTCCAATGTACGCTGGTAACACAAGCAATACACAGCCCATCAGCGTAGCCATgacagaggagcaggaggaagagatggagaaggttgGCATCGAGGAGTCAGAGGAACTGATCAATGTGGATGGCACAAAGATCAAACTCTCCTCCAAAGTCATCAAG CATGCCGAAGAGATCAAGAGGAGATCCCTTGTTCTCAAAGTGCCCAAGGACCAGGTTAAAAATGCTAAGAGGAGACGTGCAGGAACCGTAGTCCACTGCGATTACCTGAAGCGAAAAGAACGATCTGTCAACCGGCGTAGAATCGACCCTGTCATAACATTGTCAACCATTTTTGAGGAAATGCTGAATGAGATGAGGGAAATGTCTGATGCCcagcccttcctcttccctgttaACATCAAG CAAGTTCCAGACTATTATGACATTGTTAGCCACCCCATGGACCTGTCAACCATCCGCGACAACTTACGCCAGAAGAAGTACCAGAGTAGAGAGGAGTTCCTCAGTGATATTTCCCAGATTGTAGAGAATTCAAAACtctataatggtaatg GTGTGAAGAGTACCCTGACAGTGACAGCGCAGAAGATGCTTGAGCTCTGCATTGACCGCTTTGCTGAGAAGGAGGACAAACTAATGAGGCTAGAGAAGGCCATTAACCCACTcctggatgatgatgatcag GTTGCATTTGATTACATCTTAGATAACATAGTGAATCAGAAGCTGTTCTCAATGCAGGAGTCATGGCCTTTCATGAAACCTGTGAACAAGAAAAATGTTAAGGACTATTATGAAATAATTCAGAATCCTATGGATCTTTCAACAATTGCTAAAAAAGTGAAAA ATCATAAGTACCATAGCCGAGCAGAGTTCATGGCTGACATGGAGCTGATCCTGACCAACAGTGTGCGGTACAATGGCCAGGACTCGTCATTTACACAAAAAGCAGAGACTCTCCTTCAAGTGTGTAAAGAAAGCTTGGCTGAG TATGAGACACACCTAGACAGTCTGGAAAAGAAGATATCGCTTGCACAAGAACGAGCATTGGAACAGGCAGAAACAGACTCCTTAGGCACCTCTCTAGGCCCAGATGATGATACTAACTATACTTATGCTGAGCCAGAACAAGATCACCCAGACCAACAGCTTGGTTCTCCTTCTGATAACATGATGGGTTATTCAGGTTTGTATG GAGATGAGGACGATGAGCATGTGAATGTTGTTGATGGTGACGAAGAGGATATGATGCCATCAGCCAAGAGAAGAAGAGTTCAGGAAAGCCAGAGGAATGTACTTGAAGAAG
- the LOC125038882 gene encoding transcription initiation factor TFIID subunit 1-like isoform X2 has protein sequence MGDSDEEEANEGGGGISQTLSLTSFLFGNIDAHGQLEGDVFDGECKRQLASLSRLGLGSLLRQVTDDGEDDEEEDEDEDEQGDDDEEVLEKSPSAVDYSDINEAVEEDALAQEEDDGEDYDLDDDDNGINKSDAELMPPPPPKISEAGTTSPSGDKRRLITPLAAMLPSKYQNVDVRELFPDFRMDAVLRFSRLFGPGKLSNLPKIWKTVRRKKKRRQHSLDDRSMLSSDDGYPSEDSVISVADIPRGFELQFGTEPPPDSCFPDDAVRFSQTQEQDTTTSNQKNEGGKNGDRDPNRPHEADWRYGPAQLWYDMLDVPPAGGNFDYGFKLKLQEMKPPEKIEMKTEEPEIEQPLKMILRMNVYDADNEGEFPDDCFHMVTQYNWEEDIIWNGDDIKHKLNQKRKNMAAGWVPSSYNRTAQAFSQPSKVTTPFASAKAAKTKSQMPKGNLDDTWYSIFPVENEELVYGRWEDNIIWDPENMDNIPEPTVLTLDPNDENIILGIPEDVDPSTLAQGTDAPVKVKIPHPHVKKSKILLGKAGVITTIEEESPPPPPKSPDKDPFNISNDEYYQPKSSEQTIKMSMGGGLLQHSTPVVELQPPFIPTYMGEKKLRLFHRPPIKRYSHGPLSTLGPHAVHPLTKEIKKKAKQRENERLASGGGDVFFMRTPEDLTGKDGDVILLEYCEEYPPLLSQVGMATRIKNYYKRKAGNDKGPPEFRFGETAYAHTSPFLGAMHPGQSIQTIENNMYRAPMYEHKIPYTDFLVLRTRNGYSIREVDGLFTVGQECPLYETPGPNSKRANNFIRDFLQVFIYRLFWKSKDNPRRIKMDEIKRAFPAHSESSIRKRLKPCADFKRTGVDSNWWVIKPEFRLPTEEEIRAMVSPEQCCAFFSMCAAEQRLKDAGYGDKFLSALEDDNDDDTQKLDDEIKVAPWHTTRAYIQAVRGKCLLQLTGPADPTGCGEGFSYIRIPNKPTQNKEEQEQQPKRTVTGTDADLRRLSLNNAKNLLRQYGVPEEEIKKLTRWEVIDVVRTLSTEKAKAGEEGMNKFSRGNRFSIAEHQERYKEECQRIFDLQNRVLNSEEVLSTDEGSSEEEDNDSDMEEKGKYIENILANKKTSSQMTLEKEEQERKELQKMIMGEDDKDGDKKKSTKKEEDENSQFGFGTPGRLLRITRTFKTGDGKEYTRTEIVRKTAVIDTYVKIRTSKDESFIKSFAGQLDETQKEEMKRERRRLQEQLRRIKRNQERQQKGIVTPPKTKKPKLKPDLKLKCGACGQVGHMRTNKACPMYAGNTSNTQPISVAMTEEQEEEMEKVGIEESEELINVDGTKIKLSSKVIKHAEEIKRRSLVLKVPKDQVKNAKRRRAGTVVHCDYLKRKERSVNRRRIDPVITLSTIFEEMLNEMREMSDAQPFLFPVNIKQVPDYYDIVSHPMDLSTIRDNLRQKKYQSREEFLSDISQIVENSKLYNGVKSTLTVTAQKMLELCIDRFAEKEDKLMRLEKAINPLLDDDDQVAFDYILDNIVNQKLFSMQESWPFMKPVNKKNVKDYYEIIQNPMDLSTIAKKVKNHKYHSRAEFMADMELILTNSVRYNGQDSSFTQKAETLLQVCKESLAEYETHLDSLEKKISLAQERALEQAETDSLGTSLGPDDDTNYTYAEPEQDHPDQQLGSPSDNMMGYSGLYGDEDDEHVNVVDGDEEDMMPSAKRRRVQESQRNVLEEDLEFSDDEEDFGGRRQVEMEGDLAAGMVLEEGQYINPQGPDETQGAAEAMVQLAAQYSYYQGEGSGDEHQDGLVGDNSMVVDASYDPSVEFLGGMMPSQPHDDATINNDLEVSDSDDEAGHQAQQQVQEPPPDEEDALWF, from the exons ATGGGGGACAGTGATGAAGAGGAGGcaaatgaggggggaggaggcatcAGTCAGACCCTGTCCCTCACTAGCTTCCTCTTCGGTAACATTGACGCTCATGGACAGTTGGAGGGAGATGTCTTTGATGGAGAATGTAAACGTCAGCTGGCCTCCCTGTCACGCTTAGGCTTAGGGTCACTGCTGCGGCAGGTGACAGATGATggggaggatgacgaggaggaagacgaagatgaagatgagcagggtgatgatgatgaag AGGTATTAGAAAAAAGTCCTTCTGCTGTGGATTACTCGGATATCAATGAAGCTGTGGAGGAAGATGCTCTAGCTcaagaagaagatgatg GAGAAGACTATGAtttagatgatgatgacaatggtatcaACAAGTCCGATGCCGAACTCatgccaccacctccaccaaagATCTCAGAAGCAGGCACTACATCACCCTCTGGTGACAAAAGAAGGCTTATTACCCCTCTGGCAGCCATGTTGCCTTCCAAGTACCAGAATGTGGATGTCAGAGAATTATTCCCAGATTTCAGAATGGATGCT GTGTTGCGATTTTCACGCCTGTTTGGACCTGGAAAATTGTCAAACCTGCCTAAAATATGGAAGAcagtgaggagaaagaagaagaggaggcaacaCAGTCTTGATGACAGGAGCATGTTGTCAAGTGATGATGGTTACCCAAGTGAAGATAGTGTGATATCAGTGGCAGACATTCCGCGTGGGTTTGAATTGCAGTTTGGAACAGAGCCACCACCAGACAGTTGTTTTCCAGATGATGCT gtACGTTTTAGTCAAACACAGGAACAAGATACAACCACTTCAAATCAAAAAAACGAAGGGGGTAAGAATGGAGACCGAGACCCTAATAGACCTCATGAGGCTGATTGGCGTTATGGTCCAGCACAGCTGTGGTATGACATGCTGGATGTTCCACCAGCAGGAGGGAATTTTGACTATGGCTTTAAATTGAag TTACAGGAAATGAAACCACCAGAGAAAATTGAAATGAAGACTGAGGAACCTGAGATTGAGCAGCCCTTGAAGATGATACTTAGAATGAATGTCTATGATGCAGACAACGAGGGAGAGTTCCCAGATGACTGCTTCCACATGGTCACACAGTACAATTGGGAGGAAGACATCATTTGGAATGGGGATGACATCAAGCATAAA CTTAATCAGAAACGGAAGAACATGGCTGCCGGGTGGGTGCCGAGCAGTTACAACAGGACGGCGCAAGCTTTCAGTCAGCCCTCCAAAGTGACTACACCTTTCGCCTCAGCAAAAGCAGCCAAAACGAAAAGCCAAATGCC CAAAGGCAATTTAGACGACACATGGTACTCCATCTTCCCCGTGGAGAATGAGGAGTTGGTGTACGGTCGATGGGAAGACAACATCATCTGGGACCCAGAGAACATGGATAATATTCCCGAACCAACAGTTTTGACTCTGGATCCCAATGATGAGAACATCATTCTTGGAATTCCTGAAGATGTGGATCCTTCGACCCTGGCCCAAGGTA CCGATGCTCCGGTCAAGGTCAAAATTCCACATCCCCATGTGAAGAAGTCAAAGATCCTCCTTGGCAAAGCTggagtcatcaccaccatcgagGAGGagtccccccctccaccccccaagtCGCCTGACAAGGATCCATTCAATATATCCAATGATGAGTATTACCAGCCTAAGTCATCTGAACAGACCATCAAAATGTCCATGGGTGGCGGGCTCCTCCAGCACTCTACACCTGTG gttGAGTTGCAACCACCTTTCATTCCGACTTATATGGGAGAAAAGAAGTTACGCCTGTTCCACCGGCCACCGATAAAGAGATACTCCCACGGGCCCCTGTCAACTCTTGGCCCTCATGCTGTCCATCCTCTAACAAAAGAGATCAAGAAAAAGGCTAAG CAACGTGAGAATGAGAGGCTGGCATCTGGTGGTGGAGATGTCTTCTTCATGAGAACTCCTGAAGATCTCACAGGCAAGGATGGTGACGTCATCTTGTTAGAATACTGTGAAGAGTATCCTCCTCTGTTGTCCCAG GTCGGTATGGCAACACGCATCAAGAATTATTATAAGAGAAAAGCTGGCAATGACAAGGGTCCACCAGAATTCCGCTTTGGAGAAACAGCATATGCCCACACATCACCCTTCTTGGGTGCCATGCATCCAGGGCAGAGCATCCAGACTATTGAAAATAATATGTATAGAGCCCCAATGTATGAGCATAAA ATCCCATATACGGATTTCCTGGTTTTGCGAACACGGAATGGATACAGCATAAGAGAGGTGGATGGACTTTTCACTGTTGGTCAGGAGTGTCCTCTCTATGAAACACCAGGACCAAATTCCAAGAGAGCCAACAACTTCATAAGGGATTTCCTGCAG gtatttatatacagattgTTCTGGAAGAGTAAAGATAATCCACGAAGAATAAAAATGGATGAAATCAAAAGAGCTTTCCCTGCTCATTCTGAAAGCTCTATCCGTAAAAGGCTCAAACCTTGCGCTGACTTCAAGCGTACAGGTGTTGACAG CAACTGGTGGGTAATCAAGCCAGAGTTTAGATTGCCCACTGAGGAGGAGATTAGAGCCATGGTATCACCAGAGCAGTGCTGTGCCTTCTTCAGCATGTGTGCAGCTGAGCAACGTCTAAAGGATGCAGGTTATGGAGACAAGTTCCTTTCTGCCcttgaggatgacaatgatgatgacactcAGAAACTTGATGACGAAATCAAg GTTGCACCATGGCACACAACAAGAGCTTACATCCAGGCAGTGAGGGGGAAGTGTTTGCTGCAGCTCACTGGACCAGCAGATCCAACAG GATGTGGTGAAGGCTTCTCATATATTCGAATCCCTAACAAACCCACGCAAAACAAGGAAGAACAGGAGCAACAGCCAAAACGCACAGTTACAGGAACAGATGCTGATCTTCGAAGGCTTTCTCTAAACAATGCCAAAAACCTGTTAAGACAATATGGAGTGCCTGAAGAAGAG ATTAAAAAACTCACAAGATGGGAAGTCATTGACGTTGTTCGAACATTGTCTACTGAAAAAGCCaaggcaggagaggaaggaatgaacaAATTTTCCAGAGGAAATCGCTTCTCAATCGCAGAACACCAGGAAAG gtacaaAGAAGAATGCCAGCGAATCTTTGACCTTCAGAACCGTGTGTTGAATTCAGAGGAGGTGCTGTCAACAGATGAGGGATCAtctgaggaggaagataatgattctgacatggaggagaaaggaaaatacattGAGAACATTCTTGCTAATAAGAAGACCTCATCCCAG atgacattggagaaagaagaacaggagagaaaagaactacagaaaatgataatgggagaagatgataaagatggtgataagaaGAAATcaacaaagaaggaagaggatgaaaattcTCAGTTTGGTTTTGGAACTCCAG GTCGTTTATTGCGCATCACTCGCACCTTCAAGACTGGGGATGGAAAAGAATACACACGTACAGAGATTGTCCGGAAAACAGCTGTCATTGATACATATGTTAAAATTAGAACATCTAAAGATGAATCATTTATCAAGAGCTTTGCTGGCCAGTTGG ACGAAActcagaaggaggagatgaagcgaGAGAGGCGCCGACTCCAGGAGCAGCTGAGGAGAATCAAGAGGAACCAAGAACGGCAGCAGAAGGGCATAGTGACTCCGCCCAAGACCAAGAAACCGAAACTGAAGCCTGACCTCAAACTCAAATGTGGTGCCTGTGGTCAG GTTGGTCACATGCGTACGAACAAGGCCTGTCCAATGTACGCTGGTAACACAAGCAATACACAGCCCATCAGCGTAGCCATgacagaggagcaggaggaagagatggagaaggttgGCATCGAGGAGTCAGAGGAACTGATCAATGTGGATGGCACAAAGATCAAACTCTCCTCCAAAGTCATCAAG CATGCCGAAGAGATCAAGAGGAGATCCCTTGTTCTCAAAGTGCCCAAGGACCAGGTTAAAAATGCTAAGAGGAGACGTGCAGGAACCGTAGTCCACTGCGATTACCTGAAGCGAAAAGAACGATCTGTCAACCGGCGTAGAATCGACCCTGTCATAACATTGTCAACCATTTTTGAGGAAATGCTGAATGAGATGAGGGAAATGTCTGATGCCcagcccttcctcttccctgttaACATCAAG CAAGTTCCAGACTATTATGACATTGTTAGCCACCCCATGGACCTGTCAACCATCCGCGACAACTTACGCCAGAAGAAGTACCAGAGTAGAGAGGAGTTCCTCAGTGATATTTCCCAGATTGTAGAGAATTCAAAACtctataatg GTGTGAAGAGTACCCTGACAGTGACAGCGCAGAAGATGCTTGAGCTCTGCATTGACCGCTTTGCTGAGAAGGAGGACAAACTAATGAGGCTAGAGAAGGCCATTAACCCACTcctggatgatgatgatcag GTTGCATTTGATTACATCTTAGATAACATAGTGAATCAGAAGCTGTTCTCAATGCAGGAGTCATGGCCTTTCATGAAACCTGTGAACAAGAAAAATGTTAAGGACTATTATGAAATAATTCAGAATCCTATGGATCTTTCAACAATTGCTAAAAAAGTGAAAA ATCATAAGTACCATAGCCGAGCAGAGTTCATGGCTGACATGGAGCTGATCCTGACCAACAGTGTGCGGTACAATGGCCAGGACTCGTCATTTACACAAAAAGCAGAGACTCTCCTTCAAGTGTGTAAAGAAAGCTTGGCTGAG TATGAGACACACCTAGACAGTCTGGAAAAGAAGATATCGCTTGCACAAGAACGAGCATTGGAACAGGCAGAAACAGACTCCTTAGGCACCTCTCTAGGCCCAGATGATGATACTAACTATACTTATGCTGAGCCAGAACAAGATCACCCAGACCAACAGCTTGGTTCTCCTTCTGATAACATGATGGGTTATTCAGGTTTGTATG GAGATGAGGACGATGAGCATGTGAATGTTGTTGATGGTGACGAAGAGGATATGATGCCATCAGCCAAGAGAAGAAGAGTTCAGGAAAGCCAGAGGAATGTACTTGAAGAAG